The following are encoded in a window of Lates calcarifer isolate ASB-BC8 linkage group LG20, TLL_Latcal_v3, whole genome shotgun sequence genomic DNA:
- the faxdc2 gene encoding fatty acid hydroxylase domain-containing protein 2 isoform X2 codes for MVETKHSDTKGAATTDSSSSSSRQEGPGGLWDSVKKAAFVIGSGILFLAAFGNSLTWHLQRFWGASGDFWQNLWTKLYLAFEGHDAALFFFGTMLFPTLTFWVSNALLLLVDTTGKPSFITRYRIQVDKNNPVDPVKLRHAVKTVLFNQVFISGPMVVVVYYLMSWLGNPCSPELPTFHWALTELAAFAILEEILFYYSHRLFHHPGLYKHFHKQHHEWTAPIGVVAIYAHPLEHVISNMLPVVIGPVILGSHLSTTTLWYCLALVSTTISHCGYHLPFLPSPEFHDFHHLRFNQCFGVFGVLDRLHGTDTKFRQTKQYERHTLLTSLTPLTESIPDSPKKGQ; via the exons ATGGTGGAGACGAAACACAGCG ACACGAAGGGAGCTGCCacaacagacagcagcagcagcagcagcagacag GAGGGCCCCGGAGGACTGTGGGACTCTGTGAAGAAAGCTGCGTTTGTCATTGGATCCGGAATCTTGTTCTTGGCCGCGTTCGGCAACTCGCTCACATG GCATCTTCAGAGATTCTGGGGAGCTTCAGGAGATTTCTGGCAGAACCTGTGGACTAAGCTGTACCTGGCATTTGAAGGTCACGATGCTGCTCTGTTCTTCTTTG GGACGATGTTATTCCCCACTCTGACGTTCTGGGTGTCGAATGCTCTGCTGCTATTGGTTGACACCACGGGTAAACCCTCCTTCATCACTCGCTACCGGATCCAGGTGGACAAGAATAACCCG GTGGATCCTGTGAAGCTTCGCCACGCAGTGAAGACTGTCCTGTTCAACCAGGTGTTCATCTCCGGACccatggtggtggtggtttacTACCTGATGTCCTGGCTGGGAAACCCCTGTAGCCCCGAGCTGCCCACATTCCACTGGGCCCTGACGGAGCTGGCCGCTTTCGCCATCTTAGAGGAAATTCTGTTTTACTACTCACACAG GCTGTTCCACCATCCGGGCCTCTACAAGCATTTCCACAAACAGCACCACGAGTGGACCGCTCCCATCGGAGTCGTCGCCATCTACGCTCATCCTCTGGAGCACGTG ATCTCCAACATGCTGCCTGTGGTGATCGGACCTGTGATCCTGGGCTCCCACCTGTCCACCACCACCCTCTGGTACTGCCTGGCTCTGGTCAGCACCACCATCTCCCACTGTGGGTACCACCTCCCCTTCCTGCCCTCTCCGGAGTTCCACGATTTCCACCACCTCAG GTTCAACCAGTGTTTCGGGGTCTTTGGTGTGCTGGACCGGCTCCATGGCACTGACACTAAATTCAGGCAGACCAAGCAGTACGAGCGCCACACCCTGCTCACCAGCCTCACCCCGCTGACCGAGAGCATCCCGGATTCACCCAAGAAAGGCCAGTGA
- the faxdc2 gene encoding fatty acid hydroxylase domain-containing protein 2 isoform X1: MMVETKHSDTKGAATTDSSSSSSRQEGPGGLWDSVKKAAFVIGSGILFLAAFGNSLTWHLQRFWGASGDFWQNLWTKLYLAFEGHDAALFFFGTMLFPTLTFWVSNALLLLVDTTGKPSFITRYRIQVDKNNPVDPVKLRHAVKTVLFNQVFISGPMVVVVYYLMSWLGNPCSPELPTFHWALTELAAFAILEEILFYYSHRLFHHPGLYKHFHKQHHEWTAPIGVVAIYAHPLEHVISNMLPVVIGPVILGSHLSTTTLWYCLALVSTTISHCGYHLPFLPSPEFHDFHHLRFNQCFGVFGVLDRLHGTDTKFRQTKQYERHTLLTSLTPLTESIPDSPKKGQ; encoded by the exons ATGGTGGAGACGAAACACAGCG ACACGAAGGGAGCTGCCacaacagacagcagcagcagcagcagcagacag GAGGGCCCCGGAGGACTGTGGGACTCTGTGAAGAAAGCTGCGTTTGTCATTGGATCCGGAATCTTGTTCTTGGCCGCGTTCGGCAACTCGCTCACATG GCATCTTCAGAGATTCTGGGGAGCTTCAGGAGATTTCTGGCAGAACCTGTGGACTAAGCTGTACCTGGCATTTGAAGGTCACGATGCTGCTCTGTTCTTCTTTG GGACGATGTTATTCCCCACTCTGACGTTCTGGGTGTCGAATGCTCTGCTGCTATTGGTTGACACCACGGGTAAACCCTCCTTCATCACTCGCTACCGGATCCAGGTGGACAAGAATAACCCG GTGGATCCTGTGAAGCTTCGCCACGCAGTGAAGACTGTCCTGTTCAACCAGGTGTTCATCTCCGGACccatggtggtggtggtttacTACCTGATGTCCTGGCTGGGAAACCCCTGTAGCCCCGAGCTGCCCACATTCCACTGGGCCCTGACGGAGCTGGCCGCTTTCGCCATCTTAGAGGAAATTCTGTTTTACTACTCACACAG GCTGTTCCACCATCCGGGCCTCTACAAGCATTTCCACAAACAGCACCACGAGTGGACCGCTCCCATCGGAGTCGTCGCCATCTACGCTCATCCTCTGGAGCACGTG ATCTCCAACATGCTGCCTGTGGTGATCGGACCTGTGATCCTGGGCTCCCACCTGTCCACCACCACCCTCTGGTACTGCCTGGCTCTGGTCAGCACCACCATCTCCCACTGTGGGTACCACCTCCCCTTCCTGCCCTCTCCGGAGTTCCACGATTTCCACCACCTCAG GTTCAACCAGTGTTTCGGGGTCTTTGGTGTGCTGGACCGGCTCCATGGCACTGACACTAAATTCAGGCAGACCAAGCAGTACGAGCGCCACACCCTGCTCACCAGCCTCACCCCGCTGACCGAGAGCATCCCGGATTCACCCAAGAAAGGCCAGTGA